Proteins encoded together in one Gadus chalcogrammus isolate NIFS_2021 chromosome 18, NIFS_Gcha_1.0, whole genome shotgun sequence window:
- the ccdc57 gene encoding LOW QUALITY PROTEIN: coiled-coil domain-containing protein 57 (The sequence of the model RefSeq protein was modified relative to this genomic sequence to represent the inferred CDS: inserted 1 base in 1 codon): protein MKAVDGGEPEHLEAQLATKEREWKELQTLRARQLESSLKDAQEQLSSLRQRFKQLREDFQYNLSVLEDRDRELERYDAEAAKAQTVESARLEELSQLRIQVAKLSDQKARETQERGQELRRSQLKATEHRVQLEKLQGSMAADLQKQREDYEGMKHHLERRIKEVEGELALQRQEMTADFDNVLRLREHEFNLRMDEMRTVLLSHEIKVKLLSKETEYQAQAQQEASDALQASEGLCGQTRDQLRRTHLEHAETTALRDNRIKELEKRLTRMEAKLGKEKEEHVKKHRALERALRERDGALAAQQEALRVQTEAAETAAGQARAQLQDQQRTLAERDQAIQRLHGELETARCNWDKYIKQASKETVARDTALLTAQETEARLKSELDRRRQETEKFQQQLSAGLQREEALEQRRIQVELDWQRRCEETKTQHYLTSQGLIQGLTQARDQAQAELKERGRELEEASVLLQAVTEERNQALQGVPGAPGPVGSELVSRLQEQNSSLRAVVAQMRTDMEGLGGAPLPRPATTARTQAEPGASPEHTAPPTGGPDATRPEGTPEYTRALEQEVSELKRRCRQLEEQLSSATTTPETSTLWRAPVATVAPENTYMQNHIRSLNETIGGLRLEKVASGAAQKKQEVRIAHLESAIAGLTQQGYAEQAEGGGLRLELANQKSKWASTESGLRQRLAAVEMELEAVRKEKEEYQKGNILNNLDTVALRNQVSALKLDIASRRDPIVCEQSEMVGQLREENLALRRQLASPGGLGPGAGCGGGGGGDGPLXGKLRQAVRYIARLSRDKQQLIAMGNGLRAQLQTSGPEEVPGSARAPETPAGERDRGQPDHHLSTLEKLQYQLTTQELRYAQRAQGVPIVTVRMLLSESDSGSQKGTANPWGHGRKETARREMSSSMDRPPDHRDTGPQPRSSSSGPLMSSVASEGSLREMWQMLDRDLSPSLLTEGEAELDRPAFPVPAGPVGSDSQLRLQGIKVRSKSVAPFPDRSRPGKTTSHQAKTSKTAGATTTNRASRIRNYNVKD from the exons ATGAAGGCGGTGGACGGCGGAGAGCCAGAGCACCTTGAGGCTCAGCTGGCCACCAAGGAGCGAGAGTGGAAGGAGCTCCAGACACTCAGGGCTCGGCAGCTGGAAAGTTCACTCAAAGATGCACAGGAGCAGCTGTCCTCCTTAAG GCAGCGCTTCAAGCAGCTCAGAGAAGACTTCCAATACAACCTATCTGTGctggaggacagagacagagagctggagagataTGATGCCGAGGCTGCCAAGGCACAGACTGTGGAGAGTGCCAG GCTGGAGGAGTTGAGCCAGCTGCGTATCCAGGTAGCCAAGCTGTCGGATCAGAAGGCCAGGGAGACCCAGGAGAGGGGCCAGGAGCTGAGACGCAGCCAGCTGAAGGCCACCGAACACAGGGTGCAGCTGGAGAAGCTGCAGGG ctCCATGGCTGCTGACCTTCAGAAGCAGAGGGAAGACTACGAGGGGATGAAACACCATTTAGAACGACGCATCAAAGAAGTGGAGGGAGAGCTGGCCCTGCAGAGACAG GAGATGACGGCAGACTTTGACAACGTCCTCCGTCTGAGAGAGCATGAGTTCAACCTGCGAATGGATGAAATGCGCACTGTCTTACTTTCTCACGAAATCAAG GTAAAGCTGCTCTCCAAAGAGACGGAGtaccaggcccaggcccagcagGAGGCCTCTGACGCACTGCAGGCCTCTGAGGGGCTCTGTGGACAGACCCGGGATCAGCTCCGACGCACACACCTGGAGCACGCCGAGACCACCGCTCTCAGGGACAACCG GATTAAGGAACTGGAGAAACGGCTAACAAGGATGGAGGCCAAACTAGGCAAAGAAAAGGAGGAGCATGTTAAAAA GCACCGGGCTCTGGAGCGGGCCCTTCGGGAGCGGGACGGGGCCCTGGCGGCCCAGCAGGAGGCCCTCCGCGTCCAGACGGAGGCGGCGGAGACAGCCGCTGGACAGGCCCGCGCCCAGCTTCAGGACCAGCAGAGGACGCTGGCTGAGCGCGACCAGGCCATCCAGAG GCTTCACGGAGAGCTGGAGACGGCCCGCTGCAACTGGGACAAATACATCAAGCAGGCCTCAAAAGAGACGGTTGCCAGGGATACGGCGCTGCTGACTGCGCAGGAGACGGAGGCCAGACTGAAGAGCGAGCTGGACAGGAGACGCCAGGAAACAGAGAA ATTCCAGCAGCAGCTGAGCGCAGGGCTGCAGCGAGAGGAGGCCCTGGAGCAGCGGCGTATCCAGGTGGAGCTGGACTGGCAGCGGCGCTGTGAGGAGACCAAGACCCAGCATTACCTGACCAGCCAGGGCCTCATCCAGGGCCTCACACAGGCCAGGGACCAG gcGCAAGCGGAGCTCAAGGAGCGAGgcagggagctggaggaggcctcTGTCCTGCTGCAGGCCGTCACGGAGGAGAGGAACCAGGCATTACAG GGTGTTCCCGGGGCCCCCGGTCCAGTAGGGTCGGAGCTGGTCTCCCGCCTGCAGGAGCAGAACAGCAGCCTGAGGGCCGTGGTGGCCCAGATGAGGACGGACATGGAGGGCCTCGGTGGGGCCCCTCTTCCTCGGCCAGCCACCACCGCCAGGACCCAGGCAGAGCCCGGAGCGTCGCCCGAGCACACggcgccccctactggaggACCGGACGCGACCAGGCCAGAAG GCACGCCAGAGTACACGCGTGCGCTCGAGCAGGAGGTGTCTGAACTGAAGAGGCGCTGCAGGCAGCTGGAAGAGCAGCTATCGAGCGCCACAACCACACCAGAGACGTCAACGCTGTGGCGGGCCCCTGTCGCCACTGTGGCCCCCGAGAACACGTACATGCAGAACCACATTCGCTCGCTCAATGAAACCATCG GTGGTCTGCGTTTGGAGAAGGTAGCGAGCGGAGCGGCTCAGAAGAAGCAGGAGGTGAGGATAGCCCACCTGGAGTCGGCCATCGCCGGCCTCACGCAACAG GGCTATGCTGagcaggcagaggggggggggctacgtCTGGAACTGGCCAATCAGAAGTCTAAATGGGCCTCTACAGAGTCCGGCCTCAGGCAGCGTCTGGCTGCAGTAGAGATGGAGCTGGAGGCGGTgagaaaagagaaggaggagtaccAGAAAGGAAACATTCTTAACAACCTGGACACCGTCGCTCTGAGGAACCAG GTGTCAGCTCTAAAGTTGGACATTGCTAGTAGGAGGGACCCCATAGTGTGCGAACAG AGTGAGATGGTGGGACAGCTCCGGGAGGAGAACCTGGCCCTGCGACGGCAGCTCGCCTCCCCGGGGGGTCTGGGGCCTGGGGCGgggtgcggcggcggcggcgggggcgacGGCCCCC CAGGCAAGCTGAGGCAGGCGGTGCGTTACATCGCCAGGCTGAGCCGGGACAAGCAGCAGCTCATCGCCATGGGTAACGGGCTCCGTGCCCAGCTCCAAACATCTGGACCAGAGG AGGTCCCGGGCTCTGccagagcaccagagaccccagctggggagagagacagggggcaGCCGGACCACCACCTGTCCACCCTGGAGAAGCTACAGTACCAGCTCACCACACAG GAGCTACGGTACGCTCAGAGGGCGCAGGGGGTGCCCATCGTCACGGTGAGAATGCTCTTGTCTGAAAGCGACAGTGGGAGTCAAAAAGGTACTGCCAACCCCTGGGGTCACGGACGCAAGGAAACAGCCAGGAGAGAG ATGTCGAGTAGTATGGACAGGCCTCCGGATCACCGAGACACCGGACCCCAGCCGCGCTCCAGCTCCTCAGGCCCCCTGATGTCGTCGGTAGCGTCGGAGGGATCTCTGAGGGAGATGTGGCAGATGCTGGACCGGGACCTCAGCCCCTCGCTGCTCACTGAAG
- the slc16a3b gene encoding monocarboxylate transporter 4 has protein sequence MGGVVLDEGPAGVKAPDGGWGWAVLAGCFVITGFSYAFPKAVSVFFKELIHEFHVGYSDTAWISSILLAMLYGTGPLCSVLVNRFGCRPVMMVGGLFASLGMVLASFATSIIHLYICIGVITGLGLALNFQPSLIMLNRYFSEKRPLANGLAAAGSPVALCCLSPLGQYLQFQYGWRGGFMILGGILLNCCACGALMRPLLPPKAPKDAEGEVKEIQEENPQPAKKKKLLDFSVFRDRGFLIYTVAASVMVLGLFVPPVFVVSYAKELGNADTKSALLLTTLGFVDMFARPLCGVIAGLKWVRPRCVYLFSFAMIFNGVTDIVGSQATDYPGLVLFCIFFGISYGMVGALQFEVLMAIVGTEKFSSAIGLVLLMEAIAVLVGPPGAGRLLDATKNYMYVFLLAGCEVVVAAFIIALGNFFCLKKKQDQEPESRLEMAMSACEKEGLNHEETGSEEGPETQNEDEGKAAGPQEKTVNGLAGEIEGEVKPENGL, from the exons ATGGGAGGTGTAGTCCTGGACGAGGGGCCTGCGGGGGTGaaggctccagacgggggctggggctgggctgTGCTGGCAGGCTGCTTCGTCATCACAGGCTTCTCATATGCCTTCCCCAAGGCCGTAAGCGTCTTCTTCAAGGAGTTGATCCATGAGTTTCACGTGGGCTACAGCGACACCGCCTGGATATCCTCTATACTGCTAGCCATGCTCTACGGGACAG GCCCTTTGTGCAGTGTGCTGGTCAACAGGTTCGGCTGCCGGCCGGTGATGATGGTCGGAGGGCTGTTCGCCTCCCTGGGGATGGTCCTGGCCTCCTTCGCCACCAGTATCATACACCTGTACATTTGCATCGGAGTCATTACAG gACTGGGTCTGGCCCTGAACTTCCAGCCCTCTCTGATCATGCTCAACCGCTACTTCAGCGAGAAGCGTCCGCTGGCCAACGGGCTGGCGGCGGCCGGCAGCCCCGTGGCCCTGTGCTGCCTGTCCCCGCTGGGCCAGTACCTCCAGTTCCAGTACGGCTGGAGGGGCGGCTTCATGATCCTGGGGGGCATCCTCCTCAACTGCTGCGCCTGTGGGGCCCTCATGAggcccctgctgccccccaAGGCGCCCAAAGACGCGGAGGGCGAGGTGAAGGAGATCCAGGAGGAGAACCCGCAGCCggccaagaagaagaagctgcTGGACTTCAGCGTGTTCCGGGACCGCGGCTTCCTCATCTACACGGTGGCCGCCTCCGTCATGGTGCTGGGGCTGTTCGTGCCGCCTGTGTTCGTGGTGAGCTACGCCAAGGAGCTGGGCAACGCCGACACCAAGTCGGCCCTGCTCCTCACCACCCTGGGCTTCGTGGACATGTTCGCCCGGCCCCTCTGCGGCGTGATCGCGGGGCTCAAGTGGGTGCGGCCCCGGTGCGTCTACCTGTTCAGCTTCGCCATGATCTTCAACGGCGTCACAGATATCGTCGGGTCGCAG GCCACTGACTACCCAGGGCTGGTGTTGTTCTGCATCTTCTTCGGCATCTCCTACGGCATGGTGGGAGCGCTGCAGTTCGAGGTGCTCATGGCCATCGTGGGAACGGAGAAGTTCTCCAGCGCCATCGGCCTGGTGCTGCTGATGGAGGCCATCGCCGTGCTAGTGGGGCCCCCCGGCGCAG GGCGTCTGTTGGACGCCACCAAGAACTACATGTACGTGTTCCTGCTGGCCGGGTgcgaggtggtggtggccgcCTTCATCATCGCCCTGGGGAACTTCTTCTGCCTCAAGAAGAAGCAGGACCAGGAGCCAGAGTCCCGGCTCGAGATGGCCATGAGCGCCTGCGAAAAGGAGGGGCTTAACCACGAGGAGACGGGCTCAGAGGAGGGCCCCGAGACACAGAACGAAGACGAGGGCAAGGCGGCCGGGCCCCAGGAGAAGACGGTGAATGGCTTGGCGGGGGAGATCGAAGGAGAGGTGAAGCCAGAGAACGGTTTATGA